A genomic window from Anopheles ziemanni chromosome X, idAnoZiCoDA_A2_x.2, whole genome shotgun sequence includes:
- the LOC131291125 gene encoding sarcoplasmic reticulum histidine-rich calcium-binding protein-like: MKFAKLYNMRKAPNVWWVPAKLMILAAAIVVPVAANREHKVHNIVLYPNKQSWCTTRNISQVITEPGCKQVTIDNNVCVGACFSYSIPHTEPSDPGEVIGPYCDSCQPLNYTHIFVKVDCTENPNMKTPYLFKQVELIHNCSCTACEEQSARRNGHNGGHDSADSSQEHKSQQSPLESGGVQEHHHQRGSAHAGHTATGSGESDAHPDSDMIQDDIPEILEVVHYSENDTDLIRHTPVHDFQSHDSGTTYMQQQQLNHYEHNSHTDNVKKLLHQKITKLLHSIEETNSQADREQLIEMIRLIKGTSDRNWDELVDSLQSENSILDFNRLRSELVEDEPLGVPFGDRSRDDAPARKQHHALPPEYEDHQRLMQHQYDSLRHLHEHKVGRGQEHAAAGDAPGTASVGEESSTKQQQQHHHAHHVVGERVDAHHHLERGPHGSLVIRANEEDQEIHRSRQNGHDIEEKINIHAHELKPNHAGTVVTYDSHHPASSGAGDGSSRQHHQHTQSHHPHHPHHHAGHHAHGRSHEHRGAPQDHVDHGHHQQPSHQATVPADP; this comes from the exons ATGAAGTTCGCGAAGCTGTACAACATGAGGAAGGCACCGAACGTTTGGTGGGTGCCGGCGAAGCTGATGATCCTCGCTGCGGCCATTGTGGTGCCGGTAGCCGCAAATCGGGAGCATAAG GTTCACAATATAGTCCTCTACCCGAACAAGCAGTCCTGGTGCACAACGCGCAACATCAGCCAGGTGATCACCGAACCGGGCTGCAAGCAGGTGACGATCGACAACAATGTGTGCGTTGGGGCCTGCTTCAGCTACTCCATCCCGCACACCGAACCGTCGGATCCGGGCGAAGTGATTGGCCCGTACTGTGACTCCTGTCAGCCATTGAACTATACGCATATATTC GTTAAAGTTGATTGCACCGAGAACCCGAACATGAAGACCCCGTACCTGTTCAAGCAGGTGGAGCTCATACACAACTGCTCGTGTACGGCCTGCGAGGAACAGTCGGCGCGGCGCAACGGCCACAACGGTGGTCACGACTCCGCCGATAGCTCGCAGGAGCACAAGTCGCAGCAAAGTCCGCTGGAATCGGGCGGTGTCCAGGAGCATCACCATCAGAGGGGATCGGCCCACGCGGGGCACACGGCGACCGGATCGGGCGAGTCCGACGCCCATCCCGACAGCGACATGATCCAGGACGACATCCCCGAGATACTGGAGGTGGTGCACTACAGCGAAAACGATACGGATCTGATCCGGCACACGCCGGTGCACGACTTCCAGTCGCATGACAGCGGCACGACGtacatgcagcagcagcagctcaacCACTACGAGCACAACAGCCACACGGACAACGTGAAGAAGCTGCTGCATCAGAAGATCACCAAGCTGCTGCACTCGATCGAGGAGACGAACTCGCAGGCCGACCGGGAACAGCTGATCGAGATGATACGCCTCATCAAGGGTACCAGCGATCGCAACTGGGACGAGCTGGTGGACAGTCTGCAGTCGGAGAACTCCATCCTCGACTTTAACCGCCTGCGCTCCGAGCTGGTGGAGGACGAACCGTTGGGTGTGCCGTTTGGCGATCGCAGC CGGGACGATGCGCCGGCGCGCAAGCAGCACCACGCGCTGCCACCAGAGTACGAAGACCACCAGCGGTTGATGCAGCATCAGTACGACTCCCTGCGTCATCTGCACGAGCACAAGGTTGGCCGGGGTCAGGAGCATGCCGCTGCCGGTGATGCACCCGGCACCGCCTCGGTTGGCGAGGAGTCGTCcacaaagcagcagcagcagcaccatcacgCCCATCACGTCGTCGGTGAGCGGGTCGACGCCCATCACCATCTGGAGCGTGGCCCACACGGTTCGCTCGTGATCCGGGCCAACGAGGAAGACCAGGAGATCCACCGAAGCCGTCAGAACGGCCACGACATCGAGGAGAAAATCAACATCCACGCACACGAGCTGAAGCCGAACCACGCCGGTACGGTCGTCACGTACGACAGCCACCATCCGGCGTCCTCGGGAGCGGGCGATGGCAGCAGCcgccagcaccaccagcacacCCAGTCGCACCATCCGCACCACCCGCACCACCACGCCGGACACCATGCGCACGGACGCAGCCACGAACACCGAGGCGCACCGCAGGACCACGTCGACCACGGTCACCATCAACAACCGTCCCACCAGGCCACCGTCCCAGCCGATCCCTAG
- the LOC131291124 gene encoding allantoinase: METVFTSKRIFLNSASRAAEVFAGGLVISAIDGKVTRVLDTWPAAESYLREHEGELEHFDFGDLLIMPGLVDTHVHINEPGRTEWEGFHTATKAAAAGGFTTVCDMPLNSIPPTTTIANLRTKINAARGKIFVDVAFWGGLVPGNGGELRRMIAAGVIGFKCFLCPSGVDEFPHVTEEDVHAAARIMEGSGAVLAFHAEIDCQQAGTGAGEGEGDPYKYRTFLESRPDNMEQRAIELVSQVARQYDLRTHIVHLSTAQALPTIRETRQHGGRLTVETCHHYLSLAAEDVPDARTEFKCCPPIRSGANRELLWRAIQTGDIDLVVSDHSPSTPQMKLLTEGKRQGNFLEAWGGISSLQLGLPLFWTSCQQYGLTLEDTVRLLCTEPARLSGLDACKGRLDPGYDGDLCVWDPEGTFTVTESMIEFQHKVTPYLNRTLRGVIHGTFLRGFPIYQRSEPVPTFGPPLGNILLRDQGSRRRGRLFAW, encoded by the exons ATGGAGACGGTGTTCACCAGCAAAAGAATATTCCTTAACAGTGCCAGCCGGGCGGCGGAGGTGTTCGCCGGCGGGTTGGTCATCTCCGCCATCGACGGCAAGGTGACGCGCGTCCTAGACACGTGGCCGGCCGCGGAAAGCTACCTGAGGGAGCACGAGGGCGAGCTGGAG CATTTCGACTTTGGTGACCTGCTGATCATGCCGGGCCTGGTCGACACGCACGTGCACATCAACGAGCCGGGCCGGACGGAGTGGGAGGGTTTTCACACGGCGACGAAGGCGGCCGCGGCCGGTGGCTTCACCACCGTCTGCGATATGCCGCTCAACTCGATCCCGCCGACGACGACCATCGCCAACCTGCGCACCAAAATCAACGCCGCCCGTGGCAAGATTTTCGTCGACGTGGCGTTCTGGGGTGGGCTGGTGCCGGGGAACGGGGGCGAGCTGCGGCGCATGATTGCGGCCGGTGTGATCGGGTTCAAGTGCTTCCTGTGTCCGAGCGGCGTGGACGAGTTCCCGCACGTCACCGAGGAGGACGTGCATGCGGCGGCGCGCATCATGGAGGGTAGCGGGGCGGTACTGGCG TTTCATGCGGAAATCGACTGCCAACAAGCGGGGACCGGCGCGGGTGAGGGTGAGGGCGATCCCTACAAGTACCGTACGTTCCTGGAGTCCCGGCCGGACAACATGGAGCAGCGGGCGATCGAGCTGGTGTCGCAGGTGGCCCGGCAGTACGACCTCCGGACGCACATCGTGCACCTCTCGACGGCGCAGGCCCTGCCGACCATCCGGGAGACGAGGCAGCACGGGGGCCGGCTGACGGTCGAGACCTGCCACCACTACCTGTCGCTGGCGGCTGAGGACGTGCCGGATGCGCGCACCGAGTTCAAGTGCTGCCCGCCGATACGCAGCGGCGCCAATCGGGAGCTGCTCTGGCGCGCCATCCAGACCGGCGACATCGATCTGGTCGTGTCGGACCACTCGCCGAGCACGCCCCAGATGAAGCTGCTCACCGAGGGCAAGCGGCAGGGGAACTTCCTCGAGGCTTGGGGTGGCATTTCCTCGCTCCAGCTCGGACTACCCCTGTTCTGGACCAGCTGCCAGCAGTACGGGCTGACGCTAGAGGACACGGTGCGGCTGCTCTGCACTGAGCCGGCCCGCCTCAGTGGGCTCGACGCGTGCAAAGGCCGGCTCGATCCGGGCTACGATGGCGACCTGTGCGTGTGGGACCCGGAGGGCACCTTCACCGTCACCGAGAGTATGATCGAGTTCCAGCACAAGGTGACACCGTACCTCAACCGGACGCTACGCGGCGTCATACACGGCACGTTCCTGCGCGGCTTCCCAATCTACCAGCGGTCCgagccggtacccaccttcggCCCCCCGCTGGGCAACATCCTACTCCG TGACCAAGGGAGCCGGCGAAGGGGGAGATTATTCGCGTGGTGA